CAAAAAAGCTAGGTGGTTTTGGTGGACAGAGTTACCGACACCTATGGGGAGTCGGGAGGTACCAACTGTGTGAACAAGCCGACCTGGTCGCTATCATTATcacaaaggaaaataaagaaagaaacttGACTTTAAACATTACTTTGTATTTTGTTTGGTTAAAGGCTTCCACTTTGAGCATTCTGTTGAAGCCTTAATGACAATTATGCCTTGAGGATCAGTCTGAGAATTCTGTTAAAGCCTTAACGACAGTTATGCCTTGACGGTCAGTGTAAGTCTTCTTATATAAATTGAACCATCTTTGGGTTCCTTAATACTCAATGCTGATCCTGAGTCGATATTATCTTTCTTCATAGAAAGGTTCATTACCAATTACTAGTATGGACTATATGTGTTTCTCTGTACGACAAGTATAATTAAATTAGCTTGGTATGCCCTAGGTCCATTTGATAACACCAATAAAGTTTGTAAGCTGCCTAAAACTATATAGTTTTTGTGGCATTTATGTTTGTTCAGATATGTTATTCATGTTATTTGAAGTTGTCGAAGTACCTGTTGATTTTAATCTGTAAAGTGATATACTTTGTATATGGGTTCATGATTTGAGCATGTGGACCTCATCAAGGGTGTTGATTTTCCCATTGCAGGTTCACATCTCATTAGCTGGGGACAAACACATGCGGATAACATGGATCACCAATGATGGATCTTCTCCTTCTATTGTTGAATATGGAACATCCCCCGGAAAATATAGTGCTATATCTCAAGGAGAAAGTACCAAGTATAGTTATCTATTATATAGTTCGGGGAAGATACATCACACTGTCATTGGACCATTGCAAGAAAATACCACTTACTTCTATAGATGTGGAGGAGGAGGCCTTGAATTCCAGCTGAAAACTCCTCCCTCTAAGTTTCCAGTTACTTTTGCTGTAGCCGGTGATTTGGGCCAGACTGGATGGACTAAGTCAACTCTGGACCACATAGACCAGTGCAAATACGATGTTCATTTACTCCCTGGTGACCTTTCTTATGCCGATTGTTTCCAATATAGGTGGGACTCATTTGGTCAACTCGTTCAGCCGCTTGCTAGTTCTAGGCCATGGATGGTGACACAAGGGAatcatgaaaaagaaagaatactATTTCTGGAGGATGGATTTGTCTCTTATAACTCAAGGTGGAAGATGCCATTTGCGGAGAGTGGATCCACTTCAAATCTATACTATTCATTTGATGTTGCTGGGGTTCATATCATTATGCTCGGTTCGTATGCTCCTTATGATGAGCACTCTGATCAATATAGCTGGCTG
The sequence above is a segment of the Solanum lycopersicum chromosome 10, SLM_r2.1 genome. Coding sequences within it:
- the LOC101262566 gene encoding purple acid phosphatase 18: MRFTMKILLYLLTVILFIAGTVLAGDYVRPPPRKTLHFPWDPKPSSQPQQVHISLAGDKHMRITWITNDGSSPSIVEYGTSPGKYSAISQGESTKYSYLLYSSGKIHHTVIGPLQENTTYFYRCGGGGLEFQLKTPPSKFPVTFAVAGDLGQTGWTKSTLDHIDQCKYDVHLLPGDLSYADCFQYRWDSFGQLVQPLASSRPWMVTQGNHEKERILFLEDGFVSYNSRWKMPFAESGSTSNLYYSFDVAGVHIIMLGSYAPYDEHSDQYSWLKADLLKVDRKKTPWLVVLFHVPWYNSNRAHQGEGDDMMASMEPLLYAAGADLVFTGHVHAYERTKRVYNGKSDPCGAVHITIGDGGNREGLAHRYKQPPPEWSIFREASFGHGELKMVNTTHAFWSWHRNDDDESVRSDQVWITSLIGSGCNTRGSHEMRRILMTS